Genomic DNA from Planktomarina temperata RCA23:
CATTCCGATGTTCCGCTTTTCAATGGGTGTCGCGGTCACGGGAACGCCTGCTATGGATATCTCGCCCGCGCTCGGGTTCAGGAAGCCCGCCAACATGTTCAGGGCAGTCGTCTTGCCGGAACCGCTTGGCCCAAGAAGCGTAAGGAACTCGCCGGCCCCAACGCTGAGTGTGAAATTCCCGAGCACCTCCACGTCACCGAAAGATTTACAGACCCCGCTGAATTCAACGACTGCGCCCCTGGACTCTTGAAGTTGTTTCATGGTTGCAAATCCTTAACAAGAGCATCCGCTGGCATTCTGGCAATCTTGATACGTTCTGACTTCAGCATTGTGTCCTACTTCTGTTTTAAGCGTTGTGTCGCCCGCGTTTGGAGCAGAGTGCCGAGACCAATTCCGATCGTGGTTAGGGCAATCAGAATGGACGCGACGGCCGCGACGGTGGGATCGATCTCAAATCTGAGATCCTGCCAGATGCGCACGGGTAGAGTTTGCTGACCGCTCATAACGAACAAGGCGACAATCAGCTCGTCAAAGGAGATGAAAAAACTGAAGATTGCCGAGGCGAAGACCGCCGGTCTGATTGCAGGAAAGGTGACATACCAGAATGTACGTATTGGCCCGGCACCATGGATACGCGCCGCGCGTTCCAACGTTGTGTCAAAATGCTCGAGAGTCGCGGAGACGATCAGCACCGAAAATGGCATCGCCAGAATGCTGTGCGCGAGAATCAAGCCGAAATTGCTCCCGATGAGATCAAGCTGCGCAAAGAGAAGGAAGAGAGCAAGAGCCACAATGATAGCGGGAACGACGATCGGCGAGATCATCAGGGCATAGACGATGCCCTTCCCGAAGAATCGCGTCCGAGTTAGGCCAAGTGCAGCCAAGGTGCCGAGAGTTGTGGCGATAAGAGAGGCAGGGACTCCGATTATGAAACTCAAGATGGTCGCGTCCAGAAAGTCGGAGTCCTCGAAGTAGTTACGGTACCAACGCAAGGATAGAGATTCCGGTGGAAATTGAAGAAAGCGAGAATCGACGAACGAGATCGGTATGACGATCAACAGCGGTGTAAGCAGGTATAACGCCACGAACGCGAAGTATATGGAAAGCAGAATGCGGGACATGGGTCAGACCGGCTCCTTCGAACGTCTCTTAGGAGCCCCTGGCGTCGCCGCATCGAGAATGAAACGTAGCATCAGCACTATCAAGACCGTAGATACTAAAAGAATTAGTCCGATAGCCGAAGCAAAACCCCAGTTTAGCAATTCTTCGATCTGAAAAACGATGAGGTTGCCGATCATTAAGTCCTTTCGTCCGCCAACCAGCGCAGGGGTGATGAAGAACCCCATGGAAAGGATGAAGATGATGATGGACCCGTTGCGCGCGCCAGACAGACTTAAGGGGAAGTACACGAAAAGGAAGGCGCGAAATGGGCTCGCCCCCAGGACGCGGGCTGCCTTGATCAGGCCGTTGTCGATCTCGACCATGACAGAATAACTGGTAAGAATCATGATTGGCAGCATGATCTGCACCATCGCGACATAGACCGCACCGGTCGTATAGAGCATGGGAATCGGCTCTGTTGTCACGCCGAGCGCGATCAGCAGTGAATTGATGAGGCCTTCGCGCCCAAGAACGGCCATCCAGGAATAACTACGGACCAGGATGCTGACCCAAAGCGGTAGGAGGATAAGGAAAATCAGGAAGGGCCGGATTCGCGAGCGGACGGTCGCCAGAAAATAGGCCGCGGGATAGCCAATAATGAAACAGAGGAGCGTCACGATGGCGGTTAGCTTGACCGTATTGAATAAGACACGAGGGTAGACCGGTCGAGAAAAGAACTTCTCGAAATGAGCCGTGGTGAAGTTGGGATCAAAAACACTCATCTTCATCAATTGGATAAGGGGATAAGCAAAGAAAATCAGCAGTAGCACTACCGCCGGCACCAACAAAACGAATGACTGGTCCGCTGTGAGCCGCTTGACGAACGCTAAAAGAGCGTGCCCGCGTATGCGAAGGTTTCCCTTCAAAAAGTTTTGTCTTTCGCCCAACACGGAACTTCTCTCCACAATGCAAACGGATTTAATATCGGGGTGCCCCGGTGAGGTACACACGTTAGGCCGCTAAGCTCACACGCTATTTACTGCCGCTAAAGTTCAACCATAACGGCTCTAGAGCGCCGATGCCCTTACATCCTTGGGTGTAAGGGCATCGGAGGTACTGCGAAACTATTCCAGCAACCACTCAATCCAACGTTCTTCCAGATTTTCCCGGTTTTGTCCCCAGAATGCCCAATCGGTCAAAAAGGACTTGGCCGCATTGTCGGGGTTTGTTGGCATGTTGGCGGCAACCTGAGGATCAAGATTTTCCATCAAACCGGCCACGAATCCGGGATAGGGAATGTCGTTGGCCCAATTGGCCACCCATTCAGGGTTGGCCCATGCGCTTAAATAGGTTTCCGCCGCATTCTTGTTATCGCAGCCGACCGGGATGCCGTAGTAACTGGAGTCGGTGTTCGAGTCCTGCCAAACCATGACCGCATCGACGCCTTCGTCCTGCATCACCTTGATACGACCGTTCCAAGCCACGCCCATGTAAGCTTCACCTTCTGCGATCAATTGAATGGGCTCTGCGCCCGCACTCCAAAACTTCACCACATGCGGTTTGATCTCGTCGAGCTTTGCAAAGGCCCGGTCCACACCCTCGTCGGTGCCGAGTACGTTATAGATGTTCTCTTTGGCGACACCATCCGCCAAGAGCGCAAACTCGAGATTGGCCACAGGGGTATCGTGAAGGGTTCGCGGCCCAGGAAAGGCTTCCACGTTCCAGAGATCGGCCATGTTCTGCGGGCCCCCGTTTGGGAAGTGGTCCGCGCGATAGACCAGAATCTCGGAGAAGGTGACGAATAGGAAGCCTGTTTTCTGTTTGGCAAAATCCGGCATGACGTTGTCTGGATCGGCGACGCTATAGTCGATCTCCTGTAACAAGCCGTCGCGAGTTGCGATCAGAAATTCGGAACCACTGAGTTCGATGACATCGAAGTCACATCGCCCTGAGGCGACCATGGCCTTAAGCTTGGCCACGCTGGGATCCGTTTCCAACTTGACCTCGAGACCCGTCCGTTCACCGAGAGGCGTCAGAAAATTCTTGGTGATGAGATCCCACGTAACGCCGCCGTAGCCGGCGACGCGGATCGGGTCAGCAGCGTTCGCGACTGTCGCGAACGCCCCCAATACAGTACTGGCGAATAGTCCAGCAACAGCTGATGTCAGTGTGCGTCGGTTTAGTTCAAACATGTTCCAATCTCCCTGTTACAAGCTCATCCATGAAACTAACGCTGATGAAAGCACCTTCGAAGCAGCCCATTTACTGCCCTTCTTAACGCGCTACCTTCGGCCCGTTTCAATGGGCTTTTCCTATGTTAACCTTAACAGGATTATGCTGTCGTATCCTGTGAGTCAAGTGTTAACCTTAACATATTGTCGTATCCTGAGGATCAATCGCATTTTTTGTTTTACAGTCAGAACGAACCATCTGGTCGACTGCGACGATCACTGTCGTCTCTGTTTGGGTGCGCGTATTCATGGCCGACGAGGCGAATGCGAGTTTCTTCAAACTTCAGGGCAACCCGGAAGAAGTGGCCTATGCCGCACTTTTTCTGGCGTCCGACGAAGCATCATTCGCTACCGGTGCCAGCTTGGTTGTGGATGGCGGTGCGACGGTTTGAGGTTTAACCTTCCATCCGCCAAATCAGCGGTAGCAAAAAACGGATATCCGGTTCTTTCGTCAATCCCGACCTTCATGATTGGCGTGATGTATCCCATCGCAACGAAATGCGAGTGGTCGAGAACAATCTTCAGCGCCGGCACCATCGCGACCAGATCGCGGGTGGTGTTTGGCGAGATCAGAATGCTGCCGGTGTGGGGTTCGATCAGCACCTCAACACCGGCGGCCTACCCTGCTTCGACCACCGGCGTCAAAGTTTCGACAGAGGTGCTCAAGGCGTGCGACCGGCTTTGCCCGGAGTTGAACATGCCGGGCAGGATAAAAACCGAAGGCGCGCTCGCGGATTTGGCAAAGGCGCCGGCGGCTATCAGGTCGGTCAGGTTTTGCGGGTTCGATGGCCCGGCCAGGTTGCGATCCTGCAGGTCATCTCCGAAAAGGTGAAAGAGGTTGGCCACGGGCAGTGGCAAGCCGGTGGCAATCTCGGCGCCATAGGTTTCAGGCTCGTTTAACACCCGCGCCTTGCCGAGGGCAGGTTCAAAGAAATAGCCCAAGTCGATACGCTGAGTTTCATGCCGTCACCTCCGAGTCAATATGTCGCCCTCCCGCCGGACAGATCAAACACACCGCCGGTGGTGAAACTGTTCTCGGACGAGGCTAGCCAGGCAATCATCGCCGCGGCCTCGTTCAGCTCCAGGAACCTTCCGCGCGGGATTTTCGACAGCATATAGTCGATATGTTCCTGGCTCATCTGGTCAAAAATGCGCGTGCGGGCCGCGGCGGGCGTGACGCAGTTCACGGCAATGTCGCAATCGGCCATTTCCTTGCCCAGTGATTTAGTCAGCCCGATCACACCTGCTTTGGACGAGGAATAGGCCGACGCATTCGGGTTGCCTTCCTTGCCTGCGACCGAGGCGATGTTGACGATCCGCCCATAATTTTGCTCCCTCATGTCGGCTGCGACCACCTTGTTGACGTGGAAGGCGCCAAGAAGATTCACGGCAACGATCTGGTGGAACTCCTCGACAGGATAATCGGCGACAGGTGCGTTCGATCCGGCGATCCCGGCCGAGTTCACAGCGATATCGACCCGACCGAAAGCATCTTTGGTTTTTCGATAAGCTGCTTCGACGCTTGACCAGTTGGCAATATCAGCCTTGACCGAAAGAGATCCGTCACCAAGTTCTTTTGCTGTCTTGCTGGCCAGCTCAAAGTCTGTATCCCATATGGCGACACGCGCACCGCCTTTGTTCAATTCTTCGGCGACGGCGTGACCGATACCCTGTGCACCGCCGGTTACAATGGCCGTTCTTCCGTCAAAATCGTATTTGTTCATCTGCTTCTCCTCACAATTATTATTTTTTTGAACGGTCGAATGGCCGGATCAGGTTAAGCGCATCGTGATTGAGCTCCAATCCGAAGCCCGGTGTGTCCGGAAGCGAAATATACCCGCTCTCGGGTAAAGGTTCACTTTTGAACATCGTGCCAAAGTTGGGTTCGATCTTGTCGGCCATTTCGCTCATCATCATGAACTCGGCCAACGAGACACAATCCAGCGCCATGGCCATGTAGTACCCGTAGACGCCACAACCGTGGGGGATCACATCCACAGAACGGGCGCTGGCCTGAGCGGCAACGCGGATAAATTCGGTCGGGCCACCCATCCACATGACATCCGGTTGGATAAGTCCAACGCCGGCATCCATCAGTTGCTCATATCCAAATCTTGTGTATTCATGCTCGCCTGATGCCAGAACAGTGCCGCCCGCGCGGGTGTTCATCTTGGCAGCCAATCGCCTGTGACCTTCATAGTCGTCGGGCATCAATGGCTCTTCGATCCACTGGAAATTGTAAGGTGCCAGACGTCGCGACAGTTCGGCGGCGTAATCTGTCGTCATGGACATGTAGCAATCCAACATCAACGGAAAGTCCGGCCCCACCTTCTCGCGCCAATTGGCAAGAAAGGCGATGTTGTCACCCATGCCTTTGATGCCATGGCCCGGGCCATATGGGAGGGGAACTTTTGCGCCGTGAAAGCCGAGCGCCTTGGCATGATCTGGGCGCGCTGTTGTGGCATAGACTGGGACACGATCCTTTGTGCGCCCGCCCATCAGATCAAACACCGGAGCGCCAACCGTTCGCCCGTACAAATCCCAAAGTGCCAGGTCAATTGCGCTGATCGCATGGACGC
This window encodes:
- a CDS encoding ABC transporter permease → MSRILLSIYFAFVALYLLTPLLIVIPISFVDSRFLQFPPESLSLRWYRNYFEDSDFLDATILSFIIGVPASLIATTLGTLAALGLTRTRFFGKGIVYALMISPIVVPAIIVALALFLLFAQLDLIGSNFGLILAHSILAMPFSVLIVSATLEHFDTTLERAARIHGAGPIRTFWYVTFPAIRPAVFASAIFSFFISFDELIVALFVMSGQQTLPVRIWQDLRFEIDPTVAAVASILIALTTIGIGLGTLLQTRATQRLKQK
- a CDS encoding ABC transporter permease subunit, which codes for MLGERQNFLKGNLRIRGHALLAFVKRLTADQSFVLLVPAVVLLLIFFAYPLIQLMKMSVFDPNFTTAHFEKFFSRPVYPRVLFNTVKLTAIVTLLCFIIGYPAAYFLATVRSRIRPFLIFLILLPLWVSILVRSYSWMAVLGREGLINSLLIALGVTTEPIPMLYTTGAVYVAMVQIMLPIMILTSYSVMVEIDNGLIKAARVLGASPFRAFLFVYFPLSLSGARNGSIIIFILSMGFFITPALVGGRKDLMIGNLIVFQIEELLNWGFASAIGLILLVSTVLIVLMLRFILDAATPGAPKRRSKEPV
- a CDS encoding ABC transporter substrate-binding protein, with the translated sequence MFELNRRTLTSAVAGLFASTVLGAFATVANAADPIRVAGYGGVTWDLITKNFLTPLGERTGLEVKLETDPSVAKLKAMVASGRCDFDVIELSGSEFLIATRDGLLQEIDYSVADPDNVMPDFAKQKTGFLFVTFSEILVYRADHFPNGGPQNMADLWNVEAFPGPRTLHDTPVANLEFALLADGVAKENIYNVLGTDEGVDRAFAKLDEIKPHVVKFWSAGAEPIQLIAEGEAYMGVAWNGRIKVMQDEGVDAVMVWQDSNTDSSYYGIPVGCDNKNAAETYLSAWANPEWVANWANDIPYPGFVAGLMENLDPQVAANMPTNPDNAAKSFLTDWAFWGQNRENLEERWIEWLLE
- a CDS encoding SDR family oxidoreductase, which gives rise to MADEANASFFKLQGNPEEVAYAALFLASDEASFATGASLVVDGGATV
- a CDS encoding SDR family NAD(P)-dependent oxidoreductase, which gives rise to MNKYDFDGRTAIVTGGAQGIGHAVAEELNKGGARVAIWDTDFELASKTAKELGDGSLSVKADIANWSSVEAAYRKTKDAFGRVDIAVNSAGIAGSNAPVADYPVEEFHQIVAVNLLGAFHVNKVVAADMREQNYGRIVNIASVAGKEGNPNASAYSSSKAGVIGLTKSLGKEMADCDIAVNCVTPAAARTRIFDQMSQEHIDYMLSKIPRGRFLELNEAAAMIAWLASSENSFTTGGVFDLSGGRATY
- the rhmD gene encoding L-rhamnonate dehydratase, which gives rise to MYFHPPKSGDVTPRPGQPVIREVRALVSNPDQYGASDVHDTPDTHWIAGCPESDGSWDHQTTHPPIANPMSGYPKYAGSRQSWGVSAVPSVIVEIEDDDGRIGIGVSTGGAAAANLIEQHLSIFVEGQTAANRTLIWEQMWRASIHYGRKGLGVHAISAIDLALWDLYGRTVGAPVFDLMGGRTKDRVPVYATTARPDHAKALGFHGAKVPLPYGPGHGIKGMGDNIAFLANWREKVGPDFPLMLDCYMSMTTDYAAELSRRLAPYNFQWIEEPLMPDDYEGHRRLAAKMNTRAGGTVLASGEHEYTRFGYEQLMDAGVGLIQPDVMWMGGPTEFIRVAAQASARSVDVIPHGCGVYGYYMAMALDCVSLAEFMMMSEMADKIEPNFGTMFKSEPLPESGYISLPDTPGFGLELNHDALNLIRPFDRSKK